The DNA sequence CGTTTGAAAAGGGCAAAACCTTGTATGCGGAGCTCTCTTCGTCATTTTCGTTGCTGGGGTCAGACCCTGTACTTGTGAAGGAGACTGCCGGTTGTGATGGAAGTTCTAGGCCATTCAGAGCCGCAGTGGCTTTGAGTAGAGTCTGGAGGTGCTCGCTGGGCTCAGCTGAGGGAGTGCGAGCACACGAAGCAAAGAGTCGTCCATCGATCAGATCCGCCATGTCGCAATCTGGGTGACCGGCAAAAGCCTCTGACCACGCAGGACTGCCGATAAACTTGCGTGCCTCTTGGCAGAACTCTAAGATGAACGAGCTAATTTCTTCAGGAATATCAGAATGCTTGATGGTGCGTTCTGAGAGAGACAACTCCGAAAGCAGTGCTGCCTGGTGCAGTAATACAGACGACAGGTCTTTGTTCGAGGATGATAACTTCGAAGCCACCAATATTGTCAGGTATTCGCGCTCAGTAAGAAGTTGGTCACATGACGTCCTGATAGTCTGCAGAAAGCCGCGCATGTGAGATAGATCAACAACGTCGGTCAACCTCTTGTTTGTATGGGGCTCCTTTCCAATGTTAGCAAATACACAGAGGATAGACTTAATGCCTTGGAAGGCCTTTTCATATGTGACTTCAACTCCTGGAGTGAACTTTGTCTTGATTGTATTTCACGAGAAGCAGAACTTACAGCTGAGGAAACGTCCAAAGTCATTGAACGTGCGTGCTCAAGGACTGTTGTGACCACCTTGGTGTCTCTCCACTCTAGTCCGTTGACAAGTGCGGCACTGTAGCCTCGTTGCATCATACTGTAAATGAATGTGCGGAATGACGACTTGTACTCCTGTTGGCGTTCCTGAAGCTCTCGGGTCTCGCCCTTTAGAGAGTGTAGTGACTTTTCCATCATCTTCTTACGGACGTCGTTGAACGAAGCTCCATCATGACAAAGAACAAAGTAAATATCTGTGGAACGCAGATACTCGGCGAAAGCATCGGATGATGAAGAAGCGAAAGTATGGACCTCAACCTCGGGGACAGCGTCCGGCAGGTTGACCTTGAGATGGCGAATGATGGCTGCTCGTGCAAGCAAGTACTTCTCGCCGATTGCTGGCGACACATCCTGGGGTATGCAAAGGTCTTGGTGTTCGTCGAAAAAAGCAATATGGAAATTGCAGCCTCGAGAAACAAGACCCTGTAAGAACTTCTCAACACCGTACGCAGCGTGTAGTAGTTGGAAGCCAGGGTCGAAGTCGAGGTGCGGGTCGGTAAAACACTGGAGCAGGAGTGATTCGCCGTGCACGAGAAAGCGCTCGCTACCTGCAAAATCGCCGACCAGGTCGACCCTGCGGCTGTAGAGATTCGAGTACCATTTAAGGATCCGCTCCGACGTCTCCTGCTTATCGGCAGCCATGATGGGTCTGCACGAGAGCTGAGGGTGTAATGGAATTAGTAGCTGCAGTCAGCAGCAAAGGGGTGATGGGAGAGTTGTCCTCCTAATCGTCCAGAAAGTGGCAGTTGTTGTAAAGTGGGTAGCCACTGGTGGCGGATAGCGGGACTGTCGATCCCGTGCCAAGTCCCAACAAGCTCTGCAAACTTCGCAAGGCTGAAACAGCTCCTCTGCCGTATGGCTGTAGTTACGAGCAATTAAAGGAACGGTGGAATAGTCGTATTGTCAATGCACACGTACCTCGGATGTGATGTACGGTGAACTGGAGTTGAGTGGAGCCGGAGCTATCGTGTGCGAATCGAATCTGGCAAGATAGGTGACTGACTAGTGCGCGCTAGTACAGTAAGCGAGTGCCCAGGCTGTGCAAAGTAACACCAGCGGCGATGATAGGAAAACATATTGATGCAGTACGCGTGGAAAGAAGAATACAAACTAGATCTCAGATGGGTCCACGATGTCGGAGTCGAACGTCGCTTCGGTTACAGCGCCGGGGTCAGGTCAGATCCTGACAGGGTACAGCCAAAATGCCTATCTTAGCTGCATGAAACACATTGGAAGCCATGGTCACTCGGAAATTGTACAAAGATATATCTGAAATTGTGTATATAGAGCAAAGCGTCCCCTAGCACTATAGAAGGCCAAAAGACATGGTCTAAAACGCACGTGCCGAGATGCGCACCTATCTGCACTACCTAGACGTCCTTGTAACATCAGGAAGTAACATAGAATACGGTCGAAGAACATGGTACGAGGTACCTGGAGAACCTGGGCTGTGCAGCCCTTCTCTGTGGCAAGGTAATGTTCAACAAGAATTGATGTGACATGCAAGGCCCAGGCAACGACAGATGTTGGGCTGGAGATATGCCATTGCAGGTGTCGAGTTTGGTAGAGTAACGCAGGTCCCGTTTCGCTTCAAGGTAAGGTCAGATGGAGCTAAGGTCCGTGGAGTGCATCGTACTTACCGTAGTCGCCACACTACCCCGTAGTTCAGATATCGAGCGGTACAAGGGCGTCAAGCTTGGCATAGAGTTAGGCAAGTTGGATAGCACAGATAAGATAACTCACGGGAACAAGGCGATTCCAGTGTGCTGGACTTGGTGGTGgttgaggaggaggagatgggGGATCGTCTCTTGAGCGGTCTTGTGGCGGTGTAGAAAGTGATGAGATGGATTTAACATGGAATGAACGTGCATTAAGCAGGTCGCAGCTGCTGCCGCTCGAAGTGTTCGTAGTCATGCCCATGGTGATGAGGCAGTAGTGCTGTTTGCAAATGATGGTGAAGGGATCAAGGTATAGGTTATGGAGGGAGAGTGCAAGTTGGTAGTAGCAGAAGAAAGGCGGTGCTTGATGCTGGGAGAGAATGGAAGAGAATTTGGAAGAGCAAACACTAACGTAGAGTCTTGATTAAATAGTCTGAGGCAGCAGTCTTCCTACACTCGCAATGTGACAGTTCGAAAATCTGGCTAGTGGCTTACGGGGCATTCGCCTAGTTGGCAGATGCAATGAGCCAGAGAAAGGAACAAtcaaagttgcagcggccCGCCCGTGCGGATAGACGGGTGGCGTCAGGGAAGGGCTAAGTCTGAAGTAGCAGGCTGGAATGAACTACTCCTTTGGTAGAAAGGGAGCACAAGCGGTCGAATGAAGACGTTCCCCGGAAAGCTGGGGTGAGATTGATACGGATCGGTGGTAAAACGTGGCAACGGTTAGGGGAACGGCGAGCCACAGTCGACCTGTTTGTGTGCCTTGTCAGGATAGGGATGTCGACTGCTTGCGAATATCATGCCGCGGGGAAGACAAGCCGCAGGCCGGATGGCTAGTCAATCAGTGAGCAGGGGCGGCGATTTTAGTTCAGAGGCAGTAATTCAAAATGGCGGTCTACGACACGGGCTTGTGGCGGGCGACAGAGTGGACATGTTTGTGTGCTCTTGAGTGAAGCAAACGCCGCGCAGTCGGCATGGCCTCATTTTTTAATATTTGGTGGGGATGGATGCTGATCTGGCTGGATGCATGCTCGTTGGCCCAGCGTTCATCGGTGTGAAAAGGGAACATGGTCCAAGTGGGTGGGAAGAAGGTGATGGGTTCAAGTGACGGAAGGAAGGCGCGCTAGGACGTTTGGAAGCCGCCAAGGCTGATGCGAGCCGTCACCTCCATCGCGACTTCCCATCCAGCAGCGGCAGGTTGCGCCTACCAATACTAATCCCGCACTGTAACCCTCTGCCTCTTCTCACACCCTTTGCAGCGTGTCACGGGGCTCGTATATGAAACACTGATCTCATCAATCTCCGAGCTCCCGCGGCGTCACGTCACCCACCGCCTTTGCATGCGCGCGTCCGATATGTGCTTCACTGGGTCGTAGGGCTAACAGTCACAACCTCGGTCCCTGCGTCACACGTCTTGGTGATACCTTCTGCGTCTTCCCACCGGCTACTTTCACCAGTGCCGCTTCATTAGACCACAGCACGCCCGCACTCGAACCGCCCCACCATCGCAAATCAAACCTTCCATAGACCTCGTACTGCACACAGGCGTCATGTCTTCAGTCTGGAACCCCGACAATGTACGCGACGTGGCCGAATCCGTGGGCATCGCCTCACTCGCCGACAACGTTGTCGAGGAGCTAGCGCGCGATGTCGACTTCCGCCTCGCCCAAGTGCTGGAAGAGGCGCTCAAGTTCATGCGACACGGGAAGCGGACCACGTTGAGCACACAGGACATATCCAATGCCCTCAAGGTGCTTAATGTCGAGCCATTGTATGGTTACGAGTCGACGCGTCCGCTGCGCTTTGGTGAGGCCTCACTAGGCCCGGGCCAGCCTCTGTACTATGTCGAAGATGAGGAGGTCGATTTCGAAAAGCTCATCAACGCCCCGCTGCCCAAGGTGCCACGAGAAATCACCTTCACAGGTAGGTGCCAGAACATTCCCCAGCCCGCATTCGCTAACTTCCAATAGCACATTGGCTCGCCGTAGAGGGTGTCCAGCCTTCAATACCGCAAAACCCCAACACGAACACCGCCGACCTTTTGCCAAAGGGTCCGAATGCAAACCCGCACCTGGCTGCTGCCAATGGCCTGGACAATGTCAACGTCAAGCCGCTCGTAAAACACGTCCTCTCCAAAGAGTCGCAAGAGCTGTTCAACAAGCTGTCTGGCGCCCTCATCGATGAGACCAACATCGAATGGCAGAATGCAGCTCTCGCAGCAATCTCGACAGAACCCGGCATCCACCAATTGACGACTTATCTCCTCAGCTTCATCGCTGAGAAGGTTACACACAATATGAAAAATCTCTTCATACTCAGTCAGATGATGCGTGCGGCCGAAGCCCTGCTCAAGAACCAGGCCATCTACCTTGATCCATATGTAGCCTACATGGTCCCTCCCATCCTCACATGCTGCATCGGCGGAAAGCTAGGGCCAACAAGTCACCAAGTGCCCTCCAACGCGTCCTCTGAGACTCTAAACGGAACCGCACCTGACTACAGCCGCGCTGCCCAGGACGCCTTTTACCTCCGGACACTCGCCGCCCATTTGCTCAAAGACATTTGCAGAAAACACTCGACATCGAATCAAGGGCTCAAGTCGCGAATCGCGCGCACATGTCTCAAGCAGTTCATGGATCCGGAGAAGTCGGTGGGGACACACTTTGGCGCACTACAAGCGCTGCTTCTGGTCCTCGGCCCTGGTGATGCACTACGGGGTCTTATCTTGCCCAACATCAAGTTATACAACGATGATTTCCTTGCTAAGAAGCTCGCCGACGACGGCACAAGGCACGACGCGGACATACTACTACAGGTGCTCGTGGGTTCCTTCCCAGCGCTGGTACCTAAGAGCATCAGGGAGAGAGCCGACAAGGCGAAGTCCGAAGGCAACTACGCCGCACCCAACCTGGAAGATCTTAGAGAGCGCCTTTCAGACAAGGTCGGCGACATTGTAGCCGGGCGCATCATTTCCAACAAGATGCAACTGGAAGCACAAGAAATTCTTCGAAAGGACTTTGACGTCTAAGACAGACCTGTATTCTTTTCATGCATTAAGTGGCGTTTAGGGCAGGGGATGCCCTTGCTTACTGGTTTGCACGATACCATCTATGCTTCCCATAGACAACGCTCTGAATCTAAAATCAAATAATGTGTGTCTCATTCATCTGAAGTATACCCTGCAAGCAGTACGTCGTCGTGATGATACCTCCTCCTTTGCAGTCAAAAAAGAAAACAAAGATATCTCATAAACCACATACCTCTACACTATCTTATGC is a window from the Pyrenophora tritici-repentis strain M4 chromosome 7, whole genome shotgun sequence genome containing:
- a CDS encoding TAF6, Transcription initiation factor TFIID, with protein sequence MSSVWNPDNVRDVAESVGIASLADNVVEELARDVDFRLAQVLEEALKFMRHGKRTTLSTQDISNALKVLNVEPLYGYESTRPLRFGEASLGPGQPLYYVEDEEVDFEKLINAPLPKVPREITFTAHWLAVEGVQPSIPQNPNTNTADLLPKGPNANPHLAAANGLDNVNVKPLVKHVLSKESQELFNKLSGALIDETNIEWQNAALAAISTEPGIHQLTTYLLSFIAEKVTHNMKNLFILSQMMRAAEALLKNQAIYLDPYVAYMVPPILTCCIGGKLGPTSHQVPSNASSETLNGTAPDYSRAAQDAFYLRTLAAHLLKDICRKHSTSNQGLKSRIARTCLKQFMDPEKSVGTHFGALQALLLVLGPGDALRGLILPNIKLYNDDFLAKKLADDGTRHDADILLQVLVGSFPALVPKSIRERADKAKSEGNYAAPNLEDLRERLSDKVGDIVAGRIISNKMQLEAQEILRKDFDV